A genomic region of Roseateles amylovorans contains the following coding sequences:
- a CDS encoding HrpB1 family type III secretion system apparatus protein: MIDSSLQRKEFVSGLVGLVSMAVDRERLDDAETLLGAVRLLRPKVSELDFFEAWIAMKRGHWSDAMRTLRNLDAAAPEWSTAKAFLAYCQFATGDMGWRDTAQDVLHTSTNPEALDMVRTLLNPDEAQDSAEEAAAVPSLPLELSHVAYMRA; this comes from the coding sequence ATGATCGATTCCTCACTGCAACGCAAAGAATTCGTCTCCGGCCTGGTGGGCCTGGTGAGCATGGCCGTGGACCGCGAGCGGCTCGACGACGCGGAAACCCTGCTGGGCGCGGTGCGCCTGCTGCGCCCCAAGGTCTCCGAGCTGGACTTCTTCGAGGCGTGGATCGCGATGAAGCGCGGCCACTGGTCGGATGCGATGCGCACCCTGCGCAACCTGGATGCCGCCGCGCCCGAATGGAGCACCGCCAAGGCCTTCCTCGCCTACTGCCAGTTCGCCACCGGCGACATGGGCTGGCGCGACACCGCCCAGGATGTGCTGCACACCTCCACCAATCCGGAGGCCCTGGACATGGTGCGCACCCTGCTCAATCCGGACGAGGCGCAGGACAGTGCAGAGGAAGCAGCTGCCGTCCCCAGCCTGCCGCTGGAACTGTCGCACGTCGCTTACATGCGGGCCTGA
- the sctJ gene encoding type III secretion system inner membrane ring lipoprotein SctJ, with translation MNAAAVPRVPTRFPLTAPASASAVGAVRRRLSLLVLMALLCLLSACKTDLYTKRTEAEANEMVAALLGRGVDAEKKTSDAGKTWNVAVDEKDVVNALSILRANGLPTDKYVSLGDMFKKEGLISTPTEERVRFIHGVSQELSSTLSKIDGVIVAKVHIVLPNNDPMATTVKPSSASVFVKYRPEIDVPMLAPSIKSMVARSVEGLTYENVTVTLVPGAMLPVASAPVPVDAWWAWLAGGVLALLALVGGAFGLVVWKKPAWLPLPLARRFGVAAPSQA, from the coding sequence ATGAACGCCGCCGCTGTCCCCCGCGTTCCCACCCGGTTCCCGCTGACGGCGCCCGCAAGTGCCTCAGCGGTCGGCGCCGTGCGGCGCCGGCTGAGCCTGCTGGTGCTGATGGCCCTGCTGTGCCTGCTCAGCGCCTGCAAGACCGACCTCTACACCAAGCGGACCGAGGCCGAAGCCAACGAGATGGTGGCGGCCTTGCTGGGCCGCGGCGTGGACGCCGAGAAGAAGACCAGCGACGCCGGCAAGACCTGGAACGTCGCGGTGGACGAGAAGGACGTGGTGAATGCCCTCAGCATCCTGCGCGCCAACGGCCTGCCGACCGACAAGTACGTCTCGCTGGGCGACATGTTCAAGAAGGAAGGGCTGATCTCCACGCCCACCGAGGAACGGGTGCGCTTCATCCACGGCGTGTCGCAGGAGCTGTCGAGCACGCTGTCCAAGATCGACGGGGTGATCGTCGCCAAGGTGCACATCGTGCTGCCCAACAATGATCCGATGGCCACCACGGTCAAGCCGTCCAGCGCGTCGGTGTTCGTCAAGTACCGGCCGGAGATCGATGTGCCGATGCTGGCGCCCTCCATCAAGAGCATGGTCGCCCGGAGCGTGGAGGGCCTGACCTACGAGAACGTCACCGTCACGCTGGTGCCCGGCGCGATGCTGCCGGTGGCCAGCGCGCCGGTGCCGGTCGATGCCTGGTGGGCCTGGCTGGCCGGCGGTGTCCTGGCCCTGCTGGCACTGGTCGGCGGCGCCTTCGGGCTGGTGGTGTGGAAGAAGCCCGCCTGGCTGCCCTTGCCACTGGCGCGCCGCTTCGGCGTGGCAGCCCCCAGCCAGGCTTGA
- the sctL gene encoding type III secretion system stator protein SctL, translating to MLIWWQGEAARAGADHGVVRAADVAVLREVATVRRDAAERADELLADARAQAEQILADARAEAEALLTQAQARIEAACEAGRAEGERQAALAWHERQADQAVDQAKVVRGLHERLADVVTSAVERIVQTEGRAALYQRALKSVQSLSRSATALTLRVSTADFEAARDGIAAVPDLQAAGLTVEVVVDPALPSGSCLFESDIGVVDASLTTQLDALRAAMSRAVRRAVAE from the coding sequence ATGCTGATCTGGTGGCAAGGCGAGGCGGCCCGGGCCGGCGCGGACCACGGTGTGGTGCGGGCCGCCGACGTGGCGGTGTTGCGGGAAGTCGCCACCGTGCGTCGCGATGCGGCCGAACGGGCGGATGAGCTGCTGGCCGACGCCCGCGCCCAGGCCGAGCAGATCCTGGCTGACGCACGGGCCGAGGCCGAGGCCCTGCTGACGCAGGCCCAGGCGCGCATCGAAGCCGCCTGCGAAGCCGGCCGCGCCGAAGGCGAGCGTCAGGCCGCCCTGGCCTGGCATGAACGGCAGGCCGACCAGGCGGTGGACCAGGCCAAGGTGGTGCGCGGTCTGCATGAGCGCCTGGCCGATGTGGTGACCAGCGCGGTCGAGCGGATCGTCCAGACCGAGGGCCGCGCTGCGCTCTATCAACGGGCGCTGAAGAGCGTGCAGTCGCTGTCGCGCTCGGCCACGGCGCTCACGCTGCGGGTCAGCACCGCCGACTTCGAGGCGGCGCGCGATGGCATCGCGGCGGTGCCCGATCTGCAGGCGGCGGGCCTCACGGTGGAGGTGGTGGTGGACCCGGCGCTGCCGTCGGGCAGTTGCCTGTTCGAGTCCGACATCGGCGTGGTGGATGCGAGTCTCACCACCCAACTGGATGCGCTGCGTGCCGCGATGTCGCGGGCGGTGCGCCGAGCGGTGGCCGAATGA
- a CDS encoding type III secretion protein HrpB4, whose translation MVTAEQQASWALAFGHKLQGLIDDLDAEWREEVMTPWAFVDAMPEADARRLMPRLWSGRLRAAGGLPRLRRFADPLTRLCLLPRGDLLHRLCTIALARRPGVLRCCIDRSVRAPLQRALGDSFDALAAMSRSGKPVDAATANWSPVVWACVGFADWSAQLAPEDDAVRQIVQLSMPRTLLADVLAQPDVPADRGVTESLAALADAGVNWPC comes from the coding sequence ATGGTCACCGCTGAACAGCAGGCCAGTTGGGCGCTGGCGTTCGGCCACAAGCTGCAGGGCCTGATCGACGACCTGGATGCCGAATGGCGCGAAGAGGTGATGACCCCCTGGGCCTTCGTCGATGCGATGCCGGAGGCCGACGCCCGCCGCCTGATGCCGCGGCTGTGGAGCGGCCGTCTGCGCGCCGCCGGTGGCCTGCCCCGGCTGCGGCGCTTTGCCGACCCGCTCACCCGCTTGTGCCTGCTGCCGCGCGGCGACCTGCTGCATCGTCTGTGCACGATCGCGCTGGCGCGACGCCCCGGCGTGCTGCGCTGCTGCATCGACCGCAGCGTGCGCGCGCCGCTGCAACGCGCGCTGGGCGACAGCTTCGATGCGCTGGCCGCCATGAGTCGCAGCGGCAAGCCGGTGGATGCCGCCACCGCCAATTGGTCCCCGGTGGTCTGGGCCTGCGTGGGCTTTGCCGACTGGTCCGCGCAGCTCGCGCCGGAAGACGACGCGGTGCGACAGATCGTTCAACTCTCCATGCCGCGCACGCTGCTGGCAGATGTCCTGGCGCAGCCTGACGTGCCCGCCGATCGCGGCGTTACCGAATCACTGGCCGCCTTGGCCGATGCAGGAGTGAACTGGCCATGCTGA